The following proteins come from a genomic window of Rissa tridactyla isolate bRisTri1 chromosome 11, bRisTri1.patW.cur.20221130, whole genome shotgun sequence:
- the LOC128916056 gene encoding T-cell immunoglobulin and mucin domain-containing protein 4-like isoform X1, giving the protein MSHFVLFHWIMLQIFIAHTASEPVVRGVIGRPVQLPCSYPVARHKDISDMCWGRGPCPNSKCNDKILHTTGNRVTFRKSQRYNLRGYISYGDVSLTIAKVKAEDAGTYCCRIEIPGWFNDIKRNMRLEVVRAPPVMTTTTRKAPVSPKRFRKTTFAPQATSDHQTTAATAVLLTTTVPPAATATTYHQTTAGTTVLLSATIPEATIATTESPAGITLETIAPPTFAVTENGTLPETMVTTSAPPGFSTGFQAADMRTEDDDMFCPTESVPLPGGTKVTTKFPSTLPTAEGTKSADASPVVEDVPTAGISASSGGKAEERDDTGDKFPSYAILIACLVALSILFILMLSLFWKRLCHHEETREHALVGMQQEEACAKNLLTHLLQVNTERSL; this is encoded by the exons ATGTCCCATTTTGTGCTGTTTCACTGGATTATGCTACAGATCTTTATAG CCCACACTGCATCTGAGCCTGTTGTTAGAGGCGTAATAGGGCGACCTGTTCAGTTGCCTTGCTCCTACCCGGTGGCACGACATAAGGACATCTCCGACATGTGCTGGGGCAGAGGCCCATGCCCAAATTCTAAGTGCAACGACAAAATTTTGCACACCACTGGGAATAGGGTGACATTCAGAAAATCGCAGAGATACAATCTCCGGGGCTATATTTCCTACGGAGATGTGTCTCTCACAATTGCGAAAGTGAAGGCAGAAGATGCAGGTACATACTGCTGCCGCATAGAGATCCCGGGTTGGTTCAACGACATCAAACGGAACATGCGTCTGGAGGTGGTCAGAG CCCCTCCAGTGATGACAACCACCACGAGAAAGGCTCCCGTTTCCCCTAAACGTTTTAGAAAAACAACTTTTGCTCCCCAAGCAACCTCTGATCATCAAACAACAGCAGCGACTGCTGTCCTCCTGACAACCACCGTCCccccagcagcaacagcaaccaCCTATCATCAAACAACAGCAGGGACTACTGTCCTCCTGTCAGCCACCATCCCCGAAGCAACAATTGCAACCACTGAGTCTCCAGCAGGAATTACACTGGAGACCATCGCTCCCCCAACATTTGCTGTGACAGAAAATGGTACTCTTCCAGAAACTATGGTGACAACTAGTGCTCCCCCAGGTTTTTCAACTGGTTTCCAAGCAGCTGACATGAGGACTGAAGATGACGATATGTTCTGCCCAACAGAGTCTGTCCCTCTTCCTGGAGGTACAAAAG TGACCACCAAATTCCCAAGTACACTTCCAACTGCAGAGGGAACTAAAAGTGCTGACGCTTCTCCCGTGGTGGAAGATGTGCCAACTGCAG GGATTTCGGCAAGTTCAGGCGGCAAGGCTGAGGAACGTGATGATACTGGAGATAAG TTTCCCAGCTATGCCATTCTCATTGCCTGTCTCGTAGCGCTCTCCATTCTTTTCATATTGATGCTCTCGCTGTTTTGGAAAC GACTGTGTCACCACGAGGAGACCAGGGAGCATGCGTTGGTGGggatgcagcaggaggaagcCTGTGCAAAGAACCTGCTCACTCACTTGCTGCAG GTAAACACAGAAAGAAGTTTATAA
- the LOC128916056 gene encoding T-cell immunoglobulin and mucin domain-containing protein 4-like isoform X2 — MSHFVLFHWIMLQIFIAHTASEPVVRGVIGRPVQLPCSYPVARHKDISDMCWGRGPCPNSKCNDKILHTTGNRVTFRKSQRYNLRGYISYGDVSLTIAKVKAEDAGTYCCRIEIPGWFNDIKRNMRLEVVRAPPVMTTTTRKAPVSPKRFRKTTFAPQATSDHQTTAATAVLLTTTVPPAATATTYHQTTAGTTVLLSATIPEATIATTESPAGITLETIAPPTFAVTENGTLPETMVTTSAPPGFSTGFQAADMRTEDDDMFCPTESVPLPGGTKVTTKFPSTLPTAEGTKSADASPVVEDVPTAGISASSGGKAEERDDTGDKFPSYAILIACLVALSILFILMLSLFWKRKHRKKFIIKRRTQAILPLV, encoded by the exons ATGTCCCATTTTGTGCTGTTTCACTGGATTATGCTACAGATCTTTATAG CCCACACTGCATCTGAGCCTGTTGTTAGAGGCGTAATAGGGCGACCTGTTCAGTTGCCTTGCTCCTACCCGGTGGCACGACATAAGGACATCTCCGACATGTGCTGGGGCAGAGGCCCATGCCCAAATTCTAAGTGCAACGACAAAATTTTGCACACCACTGGGAATAGGGTGACATTCAGAAAATCGCAGAGATACAATCTCCGGGGCTATATTTCCTACGGAGATGTGTCTCTCACAATTGCGAAAGTGAAGGCAGAAGATGCAGGTACATACTGCTGCCGCATAGAGATCCCGGGTTGGTTCAACGACATCAAACGGAACATGCGTCTGGAGGTGGTCAGAG CCCCTCCAGTGATGACAACCACCACGAGAAAGGCTCCCGTTTCCCCTAAACGTTTTAGAAAAACAACTTTTGCTCCCCAAGCAACCTCTGATCATCAAACAACAGCAGCGACTGCTGTCCTCCTGACAACCACCGTCCccccagcagcaacagcaaccaCCTATCATCAAACAACAGCAGGGACTACTGTCCTCCTGTCAGCCACCATCCCCGAAGCAACAATTGCAACCACTGAGTCTCCAGCAGGAATTACACTGGAGACCATCGCTCCCCCAACATTTGCTGTGACAGAAAATGGTACTCTTCCAGAAACTATGGTGACAACTAGTGCTCCCCCAGGTTTTTCAACTGGTTTCCAAGCAGCTGACATGAGGACTGAAGATGACGATATGTTCTGCCCAACAGAGTCTGTCCCTCTTCCTGGAGGTACAAAAG TGACCACCAAATTCCCAAGTACACTTCCAACTGCAGAGGGAACTAAAAGTGCTGACGCTTCTCCCGTGGTGGAAGATGTGCCAACTGCAG GGATTTCGGCAAGTTCAGGCGGCAAGGCTGAGGAACGTGATGATACTGGAGATAAG TTTCCCAGCTATGCCATTCTCATTGCCTGTCTCGTAGCGCTCTCCATTCTTTTCATATTGATGCTCTCGCTGTTTTGGAAAC GTAAACACAGAAAGAAGTTTATAATAAAAAG AAGAACGCAAGCAATTCTTCCTCTGGTGTAA